One genomic segment of Natrialbaceae archaeon AArc-T1-2 includes these proteins:
- a CDS encoding chemotaxis protein CheD — protein MKTYGTEPGAPDPVQVGIAELVVSDGDDTLRSYGLGSCLAIALYEPDTGIGGLAHVMLPNGDEVETSDETPGKYADTAIRALLRRMVERGASYVDVEAKIAGGSDMFEFESFDEGVGERNVEAARAELEKLGVPLVAEDVGGDRGRTVEFSPGTGVLVVTSSTDDGGVTEL, from the coding sequence ATGAAAACGTACGGAACCGAACCCGGCGCACCCGATCCGGTACAGGTCGGCATCGCAGAGCTCGTCGTCAGCGACGGCGACGACACGCTTCGGTCGTACGGACTCGGATCGTGTCTGGCAATCGCCCTCTACGAGCCCGATACCGGCATCGGCGGACTCGCACACGTGATGCTACCGAACGGCGACGAGGTCGAAACCAGCGACGAAACGCCCGGCAAGTACGCAGACACCGCAATCCGGGCGTTACTTCGACGGATGGTCGAACGCGGAGCGAGTTACGTCGACGTCGAAGCGAAGATCGCAGGTGGAAGCGACATGTTCGAATTCGAAAGCTTCGACGAGGGCGTCGGAGAGCGAAACGTCGAGGCGGCACGGGCGGAACTCGAGAAACTCGGCGTCCCGCTCGTCGCCGAAGACGTCGGCGGTGACCGCGGCCGGACCGTCGAGTTCTCCCCCGGAACCGGAGTCCTCGTCGTCACATCGAGCACCGACGACGGCGGAGTGACAGAGCTGTGA
- a CDS encoding RNA-guided pseudouridylation complex pseudouridine synthase subunit Cbf5, which produces MSLRGPPEDRSPAELLAFGVVALDKPPGPSSHQVSGWIRDAVADALEDADAATTVEKAAHAGTLDPKVTGCLPVMLGTATRLAPVFLEGKKEYVTVLECHAPVPADAEAVIAEFEGEIYQKPPRKSAVARRLRTREIHALELLETDDRQALVRIRCESGTYVRKLCHDLGLALGTGAHMGDLRRTATEPFDDRELHSAYDLVDALAFWLEDDDPGPLYDAVEPAERILADLPAVTIAESAAREVANGAPVYAPGVLEADPADCDDLVACFTPNDAAVCLGRLVGDPDADSGTVVDLERVLV; this is translated from the coding sequence ATGAGTCTGCGTGGCCCACCCGAAGATCGGTCGCCGGCCGAACTGCTCGCATTCGGCGTCGTCGCGCTGGACAAGCCGCCGGGACCCTCCTCCCACCAGGTGAGCGGCTGGATCCGCGACGCCGTCGCCGACGCACTCGAGGACGCCGACGCGGCGACGACCGTCGAAAAGGCAGCCCACGCGGGGACGCTCGATCCGAAGGTGACGGGCTGTCTGCCGGTCATGCTCGGAACGGCGACCAGGCTCGCGCCGGTGTTTCTCGAGGGGAAAAAGGAGTACGTCACCGTGCTGGAGTGTCACGCCCCCGTGCCGGCCGACGCCGAGGCCGTCATCGCCGAGTTCGAAGGCGAGATCTACCAGAAGCCACCCCGAAAGAGCGCCGTCGCCCGTCGGCTGCGAACCCGCGAGATCCACGCACTCGAGTTGCTCGAGACCGACGATCGGCAAGCACTCGTGCGGATCCGCTGTGAGAGCGGGACCTACGTCCGCAAACTCTGTCACGACCTCGGACTGGCGCTTGGAACGGGCGCTCACATGGGCGACTTACGCCGGACCGCGACCGAGCCGTTCGACGACCGAGAGCTTCACAGCGCCTACGACCTCGTCGACGCACTCGCGTTCTGGCTCGAGGACGACGATCCCGGACCGCTGTACGACGCCGTCGAGCCGGCAGAACGGATTCTCGCGGACCTGCCGGCGGTGACGATCGCCGAGAGCGCGGCCCGGGAGGTCGCCAACGGAGCTCCGGTGTACGCCCCGGGCGTCCTCGAGGCCGACCCGGCCGACTGCGACGACCTTGTGGCCTGTTTCACACCGAACGACGCGGCCGTCTGTCTGGGTCGACTCGTCGGCGATCCCGACGCCGACTCGGGGACGGTCGTCGACCTCGAGCGCGTCCTGGTGTGA
- a CDS encoding chemotaxis protein CheC: MKLDTDALGTFYRIAREGAGLAAGRLTRLTGVDTRVGVTKVNFTRGADIRRDFTDGAEKVGVRVELSGGLDGYSLIVFDRDSAVQIVETIVSASDVEDVEEMDKSATTEVGHIINSGLIDGWADVLETAIELSTPEYVVGASAEPFVDDIDHAPGDDDLALLFQSTIEAVGTEIGFDHYLFPERESMASLLEQLRTSEGIDYDKLDGFDRMAEQGAEEVAETATTLTGIDTTVEIRRLNFVSLETIPETVANETLVGVAFEFDGTPSGYLLFLFDEESAHEIVDAMVPTATDADGFDEMGQSAIMELGNIMASGFLDGWANVLDTTIDHSTPEFVHDTGAAAVDPVVVQLGESQEFAFVFDTVVTADGRDLDCQIYAIPDEDDLERALDDLDTDRIDDTPTTAEFEEIENA; this comes from the coding sequence ATGAAACTCGACACCGACGCACTCGGGACGTTTTATCGGATCGCCAGGGAAGGCGCTGGACTCGCGGCCGGCAGGCTGACGCGGCTGACCGGCGTCGATACCAGAGTCGGCGTGACGAAGGTCAACTTCACGCGCGGGGCGGACATTCGCCGAGACTTCACGGACGGCGCGGAGAAGGTCGGCGTCCGGGTCGAACTCAGCGGCGGTCTCGACGGCTACTCGCTCATCGTCTTCGATCGAGACAGCGCTGTACAGATCGTCGAGACGATCGTCTCGGCCTCCGACGTCGAAGACGTCGAGGAGATGGACAAAAGCGCCACGACCGAGGTCGGCCACATCATAAACAGCGGTCTGATCGACGGCTGGGCGGACGTCCTCGAGACCGCGATCGAACTCTCGACACCGGAGTACGTCGTGGGAGCCTCCGCCGAGCCGTTCGTCGACGACATCGACCACGCGCCCGGAGACGACGACCTCGCGTTGCTCTTTCAGAGCACTATCGAGGCCGTCGGCACCGAGATCGGGTTCGACCACTATCTGTTTCCCGAACGCGAGTCGATGGCGTCGCTGCTCGAGCAACTTCGGACGAGCGAGGGTATCGACTACGACAAACTCGACGGCTTCGATCGGATGGCCGAGCAGGGCGCAGAGGAGGTCGCGGAGACGGCGACGACGCTGACCGGAATCGACACGACCGTCGAGATTCGTCGACTGAACTTCGTCTCGCTCGAGACCATTCCCGAGACCGTCGCGAACGAGACCCTCGTCGGCGTCGCCTTCGAATTCGACGGCACCCCGAGTGGGTATCTGCTCTTTCTGTTCGACGAGGAGTCGGCCCACGAGATCGTCGACGCGATGGTCCCGACCGCGACCGACGCGGACGGATTCGACGAGATGGGACAAAGCGCTATCATGGAACTCGGAAACATCATGGCGAGTGGCTTTCTGGACGGCTGGGCGAACGTCCTCGATACGACGATCGACCACTCGACGCCGGAGTTCGTCCACGATACCGGCGCTGCGGCGGTCGATCCGGTCGTCGTTCAACTCGGCGAAAGCCAGGAATTCGCGTTCGTCTTCGACACCGTCGTGACGGCCGACGGACGCGACCTCGATTGCCAGATCTACGCGATTCCCGACGAGGACGACCTCGAGCGCGCGCTCGACGATCTCGACACCGACCGCATCGACGACACGCCGACGACCGCGGAGTTCGAAGAGATCGAAAACGCATGA
- a CDS encoding M24 family metallopeptidase, which produces MDPDRSTLQAYLAEEGLDGYLIDADSTDPDQRYVSGFEAPDPFQTLVTDDGVSLLVSELEYGRAVTEADADVVARLSEYGYRDLLEEHGRYEARIRTVAAFLADHDVDAVAVPRGFPTGTADGLREHGVSVTVEPAGIVEDVRAVKTASEIDHVRTTQRANEAAMATAETLIAEADVEDGRLVYDGETLTSERVTRDLEIELLRRGCTLEDTIVACGEDAADPHDRGSGPLEAGEAIVVDIFPQDKETKYFADMTRTFLRGEPTDELRRRYEVVHDAHQAALEAVEPGVTGADVHDVACDVIETAGYETLRSNPDAETGFIHGTGHGVGLAIHERPTVSPGGGELEPGHVITIEPGLYDPEIGGIRIEDLVVVREDGYENLTEYPISLEPSARR; this is translated from the coding sequence ATGGACCCAGACCGCTCGACGCTGCAGGCGTATCTCGCCGAGGAAGGGCTCGACGGCTACCTCATCGACGCCGACTCCACGGATCCCGACCAGCGGTACGTCTCGGGGTTCGAAGCGCCCGATCCCTTCCAGACGCTGGTGACCGACGACGGCGTGTCCCTGCTCGTCTCGGAACTCGAGTACGGCCGCGCAGTCACGGAGGCCGACGCCGACGTCGTCGCGCGGTTGTCAGAGTACGGGTACCGGGATCTGCTCGAGGAACACGGCCGCTACGAGGCTCGCATCCGGACCGTCGCCGCCTTCCTCGCAGATCACGACGTCGACGCCGTCGCCGTTCCCAGGGGATTTCCGACCGGAACGGCAGACGGCCTACGCGAGCACGGTGTTTCGGTAACCGTCGAACCCGCGGGGATCGTCGAGGACGTTCGCGCGGTCAAGACGGCATCCGAGATAGACCACGTCCGGACGACCCAGCGAGCAAACGAGGCCGCGATGGCCACGGCCGAAACGCTGATCGCCGAAGCCGACGTCGAAGACGGCCGGCTCGTCTACGACGGCGAGACACTCACCAGCGAACGGGTCACACGAGACCTCGAGATCGAACTCCTCCGACGCGGCTGTACGCTCGAGGACACCATCGTCGCCTGTGGCGAAGACGCCGCCGATCCCCACGACCGCGGTAGCGGCCCGCTCGAGGCCGGCGAGGCGATCGTCGTCGACATCTTCCCACAGGACAAAGAGACGAAGTACTTCGCCGACATGACCCGGACGTTCCTCCGTGGTGAGCCGACCGACGAACTTCGACGGCGCTACGAGGTCGTCCACGACGCCCACCAGGCCGCCCTCGAGGCCGTCGAACCCGGCGTCACGGGCGCCGACGTCCACGACGTAGCCTGTGACGTGATCGAGACGGCCGGCTACGAAACCCTTCGGAGTAACCCCGACGCCGAAACGGGCTTTATCCACGGTACGGGCCACGGCGTCGGACTGGCGATTCACGAACGCCCCACCGTCTCGCCGGGCGGGGGCGAGCTCGAGCCCGGCCACGTGATCACGATCGAGCCCGGCCTCTACGATCCCGAGATCGGCGGCATCCGCATCGAAGACCTCGTCGTCGTCCGCGAGGACGGCTACGAGAACCTGACGGAGTATCCGATCTCGCTCGAGCCGTCCGCTCGTCGGTGA
- the cmk gene encoding (d)CMP kinase, whose amino-acid sequence MLLTVSGPPGSGKSTTAALLADEFDLEHVSGGDIFRELADERGYSPLEFNKLAEEDDEIDRDLDRRLREIAIERDDLVLESRLAGWLAGEYADFRFWLDAPASVRGERIADREGKDPERATEETRAREASEAMRYEEYYNIDIRDLTIYDLSVNTARWEPDAVLDMLVTAVEEYEPAGDEGMTPVTDVDYDF is encoded by the coding sequence ATGTTACTTACCGTCTCCGGCCCGCCGGGCAGCGGGAAGAGCACCACCGCAGCGTTGCTCGCCGACGAGTTCGACCTCGAGCACGTAAGCGGCGGCGACATCTTCCGCGAGTTGGCCGACGAACGGGGCTACAGCCCCCTCGAGTTCAACAAGCTCGCGGAGGAAGACGACGAGATCGACCGGGATCTCGACCGTCGGCTGCGCGAGATCGCGATCGAACGCGACGACCTGGTGCTCGAGTCCCGGCTCGCGGGCTGGCTCGCCGGCGAGTACGCGGACTTTCGGTTCTGGCTCGACGCGCCCGCGTCGGTCCGTGGCGAGCGCATCGCCGACCGCGAAGGGAAAGATCCAGAGCGTGCGACCGAGGAGACGCGAGCCCGTGAGGCGAGCGAAGCCATGCGGTACGAGGAGTACTACAACATCGACATCCGGGATCTGACGATCTACGATCTCTCGGTGAACACCGCACGCTGGGAGCCAGACGCCGTCCTCGATATGCTCGTGACCGCCGTCGAGGAGTACGAGCCCGCGGGCGACGAAGGGATGACTCCCGTCACCGACGTCGACTACGACTTCTGA
- a CDS encoding CheR family methyltransferase translates to MTNETAALESILEYVESELAFASSHYNDSYLDRRVSSRVRRADVGGYEDYLELLRTDLDEQEALLDALSINVTGFFRNPDVWEGIRDVLRTLSDDRKRGRIRAWSAACADGREPYSLSILAHADPAIDESAVHVLATDISETALQTAREGVYEDTRTTDIDDQLSVLKDYERFVDRSGDTFRVRDRVKRSVTFERHDLINDDPKSDFDLIICRNLFIYIDNEYKTPMLETIADSLRPGGYLVIGKSETIPPSLTSVFSVCDGRLRIYRREPTGS, encoded by the coding sequence GTGACGAACGAGACGGCGGCACTCGAGTCGATTCTCGAGTACGTCGAGTCGGAGTTGGCGTTCGCGAGCAGTCACTACAACGACAGCTATCTCGATCGTCGCGTCTCCTCGCGCGTTCGCCGTGCCGACGTCGGGGGATACGAGGACTACCTCGAGTTGCTCCGGACCGACCTCGACGAGCAGGAGGCCCTGCTCGACGCCTTGAGCATCAACGTCACCGGATTCTTTCGCAACCCCGACGTCTGGGAGGGCATCCGCGACGTGTTGCGAACGCTTTCTGACGACCGAAAGCGCGGTCGGATCCGCGCCTGGAGTGCGGCCTGTGCCGACGGTCGTGAGCCCTACTCACTGTCGATACTCGCACACGCGGATCCGGCTATCGACGAATCGGCCGTTCACGTTCTGGCGACGGACATCAGCGAGACGGCGCTACAGACGGCCCGCGAGGGCGTCTACGAGGACACACGGACCACCGACATCGACGATCAACTCTCGGTGTTGAAAGATTACGAACGGTTCGTCGACCGATCGGGCGACACCTTTCGCGTTCGAGACCGGGTCAAACGCTCCGTCACGTTCGAACGGCACGACCTCATCAACGACGACCCGAAATCCGACTTCGATCTGATCATCTGTCGAAACCTGTTCATCTACATCGACAACGAGTACAAGACGCCGATGCTCGAGACGATCGCGGACTCGCTTCGCCCCGGTGGCTACCTCGTGATCGGCAAATCCGAGACGATCCCCCCGTCGCTTACGTCGGTGTTTTCCGTTTGTGACGGCCGCCTTCGGATCTATCGGCGAGAGCCGACCGGTTCGTAG